A genome region from Armatimonadota bacterium includes the following:
- a CDS encoding 4'-phosphopantetheinyl transferase superfamily protein: protein MVTTEADQNGAWRVPSPPGWREALGFAHALGAGTGARSPNLTLAAAVQAVCGLLPGAQMPEPDELAWTREVGGRPSGILYGSLRASSIAAGYDPAWLQVSNTHERGIEMVAATFDCKVAGIGIDLVQLSRMRRHGPPQLLQMARRFMSADAYEEFTVGSAGGSSSDAPERVAAGFALMEATSKALGAGLRMGLGVGGPLSVRMQSIGVTDPFGACSIAVLGDARDRLELLGCDQLTGACSNDGELVCACVAACRSG, encoded by the coding sequence ATGGTTACAACGGAAGCCGACCAGAACGGGGCATGGCGGGTCCCGTCGCCACCCGGGTGGCGCGAAGCCCTCGGTTTCGCGCACGCTCTCGGCGCTGGAACAGGCGCTCGATCCCCGAACCTGACTCTGGCGGCCGCAGTTCAGGCGGTGTGCGGCCTTTTGCCCGGCGCACAGATGCCGGAGCCTGACGAGTTGGCGTGGACCCGGGAGGTTGGCGGGCGGCCCTCGGGAATTCTGTACGGCTCGCTACGGGCATCCTCGATCGCTGCGGGTTACGATCCGGCATGGCTTCAGGTATCTAATACGCACGAACGCGGCATCGAGATGGTGGCAGCTACATTCGATTGCAAAGTGGCTGGGATCGGCATCGACCTTGTCCAACTGAGCCGAATGCGCCGTCATGGGCCGCCGCAGCTCCTTCAAATGGCGCGCCGGTTCATGAGCGCGGACGCCTACGAAGAGTTCACTGTCGGATCCGCGGGCGGCTCCTCGAGCGATGCTCCGGAGCGTGTGGCAGCGGGTTTCGCACTGATGGAAGCCACCTCGAAGGCGCTTGGCGCCGGGCTGCGGATGGGGCTGGGAGTGGGCGGACCGCTAAGCGTGAGGATGCAAAGCATCGGTGTGACGGATCCGTTTGGGGCGTGCTCCATTGCGGTCCTCGGCGATGCTCGTGACCGGCTGGAGTTGTTGGGTTGTGACCAACTTACAGGCGCCTGCTCGAACGATGGTGAACTGGTATGCGCCTGTGTGGCTGCGTGCCGCTCCGGTTGA
- a CDS encoding aspartate kinase, with translation MKILVQKFGGTSLDSQEHREMAVRKVIQAQQAGHASVVVVSAIGRSGAPYATDSLIGFLEAVDPQAPMPPRELDVMMGCGEIISAAVFARALQASGIKASALTGGQAGIITDEVYGNARIREIRTQHLLSLLRKGITPVVCGFQGATDHSEEDESWSLTTLGRGGSDTTATALGAALKATAVEIYTDVDGVKSADPDLVPDARTLDVCSYEEVAEIAHQGARVVHPRAVEIAMDHRMPLWVKGTFTESPGTRIESIPNRGAGAPRVTGVTHTGKIVFIRLEIGETVHKASVEREVYRMMSRAGVNIHYVTFGPNALSFGVPRDKFPIARDLLDGMVVPVPYEAPDSSGKVAAFFIFKFSEGLDLAYSVQRPLLRAMESKIDVVDVPGAVFENCTTVSVVTSGHRRVPGIMAGVFETLAGAGVAVYQTADSEMSVSFLVPESDAERAVRLLHARFCQTTAA, from the coding sequence GTGAAGATCCTGGTTCAAAAGTTCGGCGGCACGTCCCTCGATTCACAGGAGCACCGCGAAATGGCGGTGCGCAAGGTAATCCAGGCCCAGCAGGCGGGCCATGCCTCGGTCGTAGTTGTTTCAGCCATTGGACGTTCCGGCGCTCCGTACGCTACCGATTCGCTGATCGGATTCCTTGAGGCTGTGGACCCTCAGGCGCCGATGCCACCGCGTGAACTGGATGTGATGATGGGCTGCGGAGAGATCATCTCTGCGGCCGTTTTCGCGCGCGCCCTGCAGGCGTCGGGCATCAAGGCATCGGCCTTGACGGGTGGTCAGGCCGGCATCATTACCGATGAGGTTTACGGCAACGCCCGCATCCGCGAGATCCGAACGCAGCACCTTCTATCGCTTCTGCGGAAGGGAATCACGCCGGTGGTATGCGGGTTTCAGGGCGCAACGGATCACTCCGAAGAGGACGAATCGTGGTCGCTCACTACCCTTGGGCGCGGCGGCAGCGATACCACCGCCACGGCGCTTGGCGCAGCTCTCAAGGCAACTGCCGTTGAGATCTATACCGACGTGGATGGCGTGAAGTCGGCCGATCCCGATCTGGTTCCAGATGCGCGCACGCTGGACGTTTGCAGCTACGAAGAGGTGGCCGAGATCGCGCATCAGGGCGCCCGCGTGGTTCACCCAAGGGCGGTTGAGATCGCGATGGATCACCGGATGCCGCTCTGGGTGAAGGGGACGTTCACGGAATCGCCGGGCACGCGCATTGAATCGATTCCGAATCGCGGCGCCGGCGCGCCGCGCGTTACCGGCGTAACGCATACCGGCAAGATCGTGTTCATTCGGCTGGAGATCGGCGAAACAGTTCACAAGGCGAGCGTGGAGCGCGAAGTCTATCGGATGATGTCTCGCGCCGGCGTCAACATCCACTACGTCACATTTGGGCCTAACGCCCTTTCGTTTGGCGTGCCGCGCGACAAGTTTCCAATTGCGCGTGACTTGCTGGACGGCATGGTGGTTCCTGTACCGTACGAAGCGCCGGATTCCAGCGGAAAGGTTGCCGCGTTCTTCATTTTCAAGTTTTCTGAGGGGCTGGATCTTGCTTACAGCGTCCAGCGCCCGCTATTGCGAGCGATGGAGAGCAAGATCGACGTGGTAGACGTACCCGGGGCCGTGTTTGAGAACTGCACGACGGTCTCGGTGGTAACTTCCGGCCACCGCAGAGTGCCGGGTATTATGGCGGGAGTTTTCGAGACGCTGGCGGGCGCCGGCGTAGCCGTCTATCAGACGGCGGACTCCGAGATGTCGGTGTCGTTTCTCGTGCCGGAAAGTGACGCGGAGCGAGCGGTTCGGCTGCTGCACGCCCGCTTCTGTCAGACTACAGCGGCATAG
- a CDS encoding AtpZ/AtpI family protein, whose protein sequence is MEKPDDKLAEEKKAWDVAPDAPIVPKFTVSLPPRPVEPETLAAGQRQASNTALALSAVSAFVAPIIVLVVAGWLLDLKLRHTTYWFSLLGAVLGLVVGISSLVRTLQKLNS, encoded by the coding sequence ATGGAAAAGCCGGACGACAAGCTGGCGGAGGAAAAAAAAGCGTGGGACGTAGCGCCGGATGCGCCGATTGTGCCAAAATTCACGGTCTCACTTCCACCGCGGCCCGTGGAGCCCGAAACGCTGGCCGCTGGACAGCGTCAGGCTTCCAATACGGCGCTGGCGCTCTCGGCGGTTTCGGCGTTCGTCGCTCCAATTATCGTTCTGGTGGTTGCCGGCTGGCTTCTCGACCTCAAGCTGCGGCACACAACGTACTGGTTCTCGCTGCTGGGCGCGGTGCTCGGACTGGTGGTGGGCATCAGTTCGCTGGTGCGCACGCTTCAAAAGCTTAACTCATGA
- the atpB gene encoding F0F1 ATP synthase subunit A, with protein MPNGSQHTASNSRLIHLPSGAAFQLAQGGAPSGVSADAPAQTAGSREQPFKPGDMADPRALLWDSGLIAVGMIVFALLAKRNMQAVPRGLQNVGEFIAEGLNRFAVQTIGPGGERYTPLVGTIFIYVLLMNLFSAMPFVHAPTANLTFTLALGVVVFVYVQFVGIRSNGPVGYVKHFLGPIWWVAPLLGPIELVSELVKPFTLALRLFGNIFGEDVIILILASMASGSIIGRFIPLQFPVLILSLLTDVVQALVFTILTCIYIQLMTGHGSNEHEAAHAAH; from the coding sequence TTGCCGAACGGCTCGCAGCATACTGCCTCAAACAGCCGGTTGATTCACCTGCCTTCCGGCGCAGCCTTTCAGCTGGCGCAGGGCGGTGCGCCTTCCGGCGTCAGCGCCGACGCACCAGCCCAAACGGCAGGATCGCGCGAGCAGCCGTTCAAGCCGGGCGACATGGCCGATCCAAGAGCGTTGCTCTGGGATAGTGGACTGATTGCTGTCGGGATGATTGTTTTCGCGCTGCTTGCAAAACGGAACATGCAGGCTGTGCCGCGAGGGCTTCAGAATGTCGGCGAGTTCATCGCGGAGGGCCTGAACAGGTTTGCCGTGCAGACTATTGGCCCGGGCGGGGAGCGGTACACGCCGCTGGTGGGCACCATCTTCATCTACGTGTTGTTGATGAACCTGTTCAGTGCGATGCCCTTCGTACACGCGCCCACGGCGAACCTCACGTTTACGCTTGCCCTGGGCGTGGTGGTGTTTGTGTACGTGCAGTTTGTGGGCATCCGGTCGAATGGCCCGGTGGGTTATGTGAAGCACTTTCTCGGACCAATCTGGTGGGTGGCGCCCCTCCTGGGTCCGATTGAACTGGTTTCGGAGCTGGTCAAGCCCTTTACGCTGGCCCTCCGACTTTTCGGCAACATCTTCGGCGAGGATGTTATCATCCTCATTCTGGCTTCCATGGCGTCCGGCAGCATCATCGGACGATTCATCCCGCTGCAGTTTCCAGTACTCATTCTCTCTCTTCTGACCGATGTGGTCCAGGCGCTGGTATTCACCATCCTCACCTGCATCTACATCCAGCTGATGACCGGGCACGGCAGTAACGAGCATGAGGCGGCTCACGCCGCTCATTAG
- the atpE gene encoding ATP synthase F0 subunit C: MVYFMALALAVGFGVPVAVLSAALGQGKAAAAALEGMARQPEQTGNLQINMIIALAFIESLVIFSLLVFLMMRGNLPDTGKVMSAVQSAATSLAK, encoded by the coding sequence ATGGTCTATTTTATGGCTCTGGCGCTGGCCGTCGGCTTCGGCGTCCCCGTTGCCGTACTCTCTGCCGCGCTCGGCCAGGGTAAGGCGGCGGCCGCCGCTCTGGAGGGTATGGCCAGGCAGCCGGAGCAGACCGGCAACCTGCAGATCAATATGATCATCGCGCTCGCGTTTATCGAGTCCCTCGTGATCTTCTCACTGTTGGTCTTTCTGATGATGCGCGGCAATCTGCCTGATACCGGCAAGGTGATGTCGGCCGTTCAGTCGGCTGCAACGTCGCTGGCCAAGTAG
- a CDS encoding ATP synthase F0 subunit B: MNSMLQSLKFDPVVFLAQIVIFIALVVIMRFVFWEPMLANISKRDRDVDDAYRQRDALEADMHALRDDYQRRMAAVEAEARTRIQESIKDAQAQRELLLNEAREQAEEVIRQGIASIDAERAAVLAGMTDQIAAVAATAAANALGGGATEVLLRRELKPIVAQATGGGTERSA; this comes from the coding sequence ATGAACTCCATGCTGCAGAGCCTGAAGTTTGATCCGGTGGTCTTCCTGGCGCAGATCGTCATCTTCATTGCGCTTGTTGTTATCATGCGTTTCGTATTTTGGGAGCCGATGCTCGCGAACATTTCGAAACGCGATCGCGACGTAGACGATGCCTACCGACAACGCGATGCTCTGGAAGCGGATATGCACGCCCTCCGGGATGACTATCAGCGGCGCATGGCGGCTGTGGAGGCGGAGGCGCGCACGCGCATTCAGGAGTCGATCAAGGATGCGCAGGCACAGCGCGAGCTGCTTCTGAACGAGGCACGTGAGCAGGCCGAGGAGGTGATACGTCAGGGTATCGCCTCTATCGACGCCGAGCGTGCAGCCGTGCTTGCCGGCATGACCGATCAAATAGCTGCGGTTGCCGCCACTGCCGCCGCAAACGCGCTGGGTGGCGGCGCCACGGAAGTTCTGCTGCGCCGCGAGCTCAAGCCGATCGTTGCGCAGGCAACCGGCGGCGGAACGGAACGGTCCGCATGA
- a CDS encoding ATP synthase F0 subunit B, with amino-acid sequence MIPEFHLGPFANEYPPSLWAIIVGFAIIAFAFVRFVLPRLKVLLSDRTERIEQAQKLLEKAMADLQSQHDLYAARIANIESEAMAASERAVQEAKAAHDELLAEARTMVDAMLARAKAEITREEARTRIELRRDVVRIAMDSAEAGIRAHASETAHSSLIDDFIGAVQQPAAGGGSH; translated from the coding sequence GTGATTCCCGAATTTCACCTTGGGCCGTTTGCCAACGAATACCCGCCCTCACTCTGGGCGATTATTGTCGGATTCGCCATCATCGCGTTCGCCTTCGTCCGGTTCGTCCTGCCCAGGCTGAAGGTGCTGCTGAGCGACCGGACGGAGCGCATCGAACAGGCGCAGAAGCTGCTTGAGAAGGCGATGGCCGATCTCCAGTCGCAGCACGACCTGTATGCCGCGCGCATTGCCAACATCGAGTCCGAAGCGATGGCAGCCAGCGAGCGCGCTGTGCAAGAGGCAAAGGCGGCGCACGACGAGTTGCTGGCGGAAGCTCGGACGATGGTGGATGCCATGCTGGCCCGAGCGAAGGCCGAGATTACCCGTGAAGAGGCCCGTACACGCATCGAGTTGCGTCGCGATGTCGTGCGGATCGCGATGGATTCGGCGGAAGCCGGCATCCGCGCTCACGCCAGCGAGACTGCGCACTCCTCGCTGATCGATGACTTCATCGGCGCGGTGCAGCAGCCTGCGGCCGGTGGAGGCAGTCACTGA